One genomic window of Acidovorax radicis includes the following:
- a CDS encoding tripartite tricarboxylate transporter permease, whose product MDVLNNLAFGFSHALTLQNLMYCAMGCTVGTLVGLLPGLGPLATISLLLPLTYSMDTTGALIMLAGIYYGAQYGDSVSAITMKIPHASSIVACIDGYQMTLKGKTGLALFTAGVSSFIGGTVAIVVLAFFAPKLGEVAFLFGPADYCALMLVGFVCVSFVTTGSLLNGLAMCMIGILLGSVGTDVNSGLARFTFDMPFLADGVGIVSIALGCFGIAEITKNLDSREERSPFNGKIKLMPTWPEFKRIIPSALRGSVVGSVLGILPGGGPVIAQFAAYALDKKVSKYKHEIGTGCIEGVAGQAAADEAAARTSFIPLMSIGIPENAVMALMMAAFIIKGIQPGPNMISGHPELFWGLVASMWIGNCFLLILNVPLVRYWLSVFKIPYNVLFPAILFFCCIGTYSINNNLDDVFITVAFGALGYLFLRLELDPSPLMLGFILGPMLEENFRRSMLLSRGSFSVFVNRPISGTLLGLIALFIGWQVLSFFMKRGKAAPLPQPPAEVAHAST is encoded by the coding sequence ATGGACGTCTTAAACAACCTCGCCTTCGGTTTCAGCCACGCGCTGACGCTGCAAAACCTGATGTATTGCGCCATGGGCTGCACGGTCGGCACCTTGGTCGGCTTGTTGCCGGGCTTGGGGCCACTGGCCACCATCAGCTTGTTGCTGCCACTGACTTACTCGATGGACACCACCGGCGCACTGATCATGCTGGCCGGTATTTACTACGGCGCGCAATATGGTGACAGCGTGAGCGCGATCACCATGAAGATCCCGCACGCCAGCAGCATCGTGGCGTGTATCGATGGCTACCAGATGACCTTGAAGGGGAAAACGGGGCTTGCGCTATTTACCGCAGGCGTCTCCAGCTTCATTGGTGGCACGGTGGCGATTGTGGTGCTGGCGTTTTTTGCGCCCAAGCTGGGTGAAGTGGCCTTTCTGTTTGGCCCGGCCGACTACTGCGCGTTGATGCTGGTGGGTTTTGTGTGCGTGAGTTTTGTTACCACGGGCAGCCTGCTCAACGGCCTGGCCATGTGCATGATCGGCATCTTGCTGGGCTCGGTGGGCACCGACGTCAACAGTGGTCTGGCGCGCTTCACGTTTGACATGCCCTTTTTGGCCGATGGCGTGGGCATCGTGAGCATTGCGCTGGGGTGTTTTGGTATTGCAGAAATCACCAAGAACCTGGATTCGCGCGAAGAGCGCTCTCCGTTCAACGGCAAGATCAAGCTGATGCCCACCTGGCCCGAGTTCAAGCGCATTATCCCCAGCGCGTTGCGTGGCAGCGTGGTGGGCTCGGTGCTGGGCATTTTGCCCGGCGGCGGCCCGGTGATTGCCCAGTTTGCAGCCTATGCGCTCGACAAGAAAGTCAGCAAGTACAAGCACGAAATCGGCACCGGCTGTATCGAAGGTGTGGCCGGCCAGGCCGCCGCTGACGAGGCCGCCGCGCGCACCAGCTTCATTCCGCTGATGAGCATCGGTATCCCCGAAAACGCTGTGATGGCGCTCATGATGGCCGCCTTCATCATCAAGGGCATTCAGCCCGGCCCCAACATGATCTCGGGCCACCCTGAGTTGTTCTGGGGCCTGGTGGCCAGCATGTGGATCGGCAACTGCTTCTTGCTGATCTTGAACGTGCCACTGGTGCGCTACTGGTTGTCGGTTTTCAAGATTCCGTACAACGTGTTGTTCCCGGCGATTTTGTTCTTTTGCTGCATCGGCACCTACAGCATCAACAACAACCTCGATGACGTTTTCATCACGGTCGCGTTTGGCGCGCTCGGCTATCTGTTCTTGCGGCTGGAGCTGGACCCATCGCCGCTGATGCTGGGCTTTATCCTGGGCCCCATGCTCGAGGAAAACTTCCGCCGCAGCATGCTGTTGTCGCGCGGCAGTTTCAGCGTGTTTGTGAACCGGCCCATCAGCGGCACCCTGTTGGGGCTGATTGCGTTGTTCATCGGCTGGCAGGTGCTTTCGTTCTTCATGAAGCGCGGCAAAGCGGCCCCGCTGCCGCAGCCCCCGGCAGAAGTCGCACACGCAAGTACGTGA
- a CDS encoding tripartite tricarboxylate transporter TctB family protein translates to MINRNILRGLVLMALALAFGLPSVNYSLGALSHAGPGLFPFMVSCMLFVIGVITVVRARLVAPVAMNFQFRNIAVILGSLCGFALASHFVNMALGIVVLVFCSGFAGTSYSVVRNIKIAAVLLAIAFGFQKILGVNLPLF, encoded by the coding sequence ATGATCAATCGCAACATTCTCAGAGGCCTTGTCCTCATGGCGCTGGCGCTGGCTTTTGGCCTGCCGTCGGTGAATTATTCGCTGGGGGCGCTCAGTCACGCGGGGCCGGGGCTGTTCCCGTTCATGGTCAGCTGCATGCTGTTTGTGATCGGGGTCATCACGGTGGTGCGTGCCCGGCTGGTGGCACCGGTTGCGATGAACTTCCAGTTTCGCAACATCGCGGTCATCCTGGGCAGCCTGTGCGGCTTTGCGCTGGCCTCGCACTTTGTGAACATGGCCCTGGGCATTGTGGTGCTGGTGTTTTGCTCGGGGTTTGCCGGCACGTCCTACTCCGTGGTGCGCAACATAAAAATCGCCGCCGTGTTGCTGGCCATTGCTTTCGGGTTCCAGAAGATTCTGGGCGTCAACCTTCCCCTGTTCTGA
- a CDS encoding response regulator transcription factor, translating into MRLLLVEDDPVLSRTMAQGLETAGHRVEVARTVQEAQHWWAVHTFDAVLLDLNLPHGSEPRSGLGSGLTALRGARARGDRTPVLVLSARDSTEDRIAGLDAGADDYLGKPYELKEIEARLRALMRRASGTADLVTVGQLALDRLARRYSVAGQPLELPAREFDLLWELMTPPGRVLSKRDLSDRLSDAGEALGENALEAFVSRLRRKLTGSGASIRTLRGLGYMLQDDVSQ; encoded by the coding sequence ATGCGATTACTCCTGGTGGAAGACGACCCCGTCCTGAGCCGAACCATGGCCCAAGGGCTTGAAACTGCGGGCCACCGCGTCGAAGTGGCCCGCACCGTGCAAGAGGCACAACACTGGTGGGCGGTGCACACCTTTGATGCCGTGCTGCTCGACCTGAACCTGCCCCACGGGTCAGAGCCCCGCAGCGGCCTGGGCAGCGGGCTGACCGCGTTGCGCGGCGCGCGCGCGCGCGGCGACCGCACGCCGGTGCTGGTGCTCAGCGCGCGTGACAGCACCGAGGACCGGATCGCCGGGCTGGACGCGGGCGCCGACGACTACCTGGGCAAACCATATGAGCTCAAAGAAATCGAAGCCCGGCTGCGCGCGCTGATGCGGCGCGCCAGCGGCACGGCTGACCTTGTCACCGTGGGTCAACTGGCGCTGGACCGGCTGGCACGCCGCTACAGCGTGGCGGGCCAACCGCTGGAGCTGCCCGCTCGCGAGTTCGACCTGCTTTGGGAGCTGATGACCCCACCTGGCAGGGTGCTCAGCAAACGTGACCTGTCAGACCGCCTGTCGGATGCGGGCGAGGCGCTGGGCGAAAACGCGCTCGAGGCGTTTGTCTCGCGTCTGCGGCGCAAGCTCACGGGCAGCGGGGCGTCCATTCGCACACTGCGCGGGCTCGGCTACATGCTGCAGGACGATGTCAGCCAATAA
- a CDS encoding sensor histidine kinase — MSANNSHAGAGARAIPATADSATPGHAPRNAPGAALGGAPPSLLEGIGRHVLLSLVLIWGLGSAVVLGVGNHFVAEAFDRALLDDAHALAAHVRGGEFGDNIDEPLRLDLTPREVGLLRFDQSETVWFAVYGPDGAYLAGDHDLAAGPLAPQATHAFHNLVRDKLELRRVTLRIDGPQPFTVVIAQTTAERTQLLRRLLMYSGLAQIWLLIALGAWLLRGIERDLQPLSDLQDAMDHRDAADLQPLPQALTQDAATRDVQRLGEALDRLLARVQQSVHAQREFAGNVAHELRTPLAGIRAQAARALAHNDPQVWRDELQGIAQAEQRASRTVDQLLALARATESGISLSVQTIALDGVVRETLLRYLPRADTLGVDLGAEGLDPPEGSVNIRGNIALIEGILNNLLDNALRYGRGEPPRITVALRTDSSYAVIQVTDNGPGVDADFAQRLQRRWAQGEQGLQLGHGAGLGLSIVARYAQLMDGRLEIGTATPPQDSEAPDALGVSRPLDGVARLHPGFAASVWLPLLPTGTTDESTQT, encoded by the coding sequence ATGTCAGCCAATAACAGCCACGCAGGCGCTGGCGCACGCGCCATCCCAGCCACTGCTGACAGTGCCACGCCCGGTCACGCCCCCCGCAATGCGCCAGGCGCGGCGCTCGGCGGTGCGCCCCCCTCCTTGCTGGAGGGCATTGGCCGCCATGTGCTGCTCTCGCTGGTGCTCATCTGGGGACTGGGTAGCGCGGTGGTGCTGGGTGTTGGCAACCACTTTGTGGCCGAGGCCTTCGACCGCGCCCTGCTGGACGACGCCCATGCGCTGGCGGCCCATGTGCGCGGCGGCGAATTCGGCGACAACATTGACGAGCCCTTGCGGCTGGATCTCACGCCGCGAGAGGTAGGCCTGCTGCGCTTTGACCAGAGCGAAACCGTGTGGTTCGCGGTGTATGGGCCCGACGGCGCCTATCTGGCGGGCGACCATGACCTGGCAGCAGGCCCCCTCGCCCCGCAAGCCACCCACGCGTTCCACAACCTGGTGCGCGACAAGCTCGAACTGCGCCGGGTGACCCTGCGCATTGATGGCCCGCAGCCATTCACCGTGGTCATAGCCCAGACGACAGCAGAGCGAACCCAGCTGCTGCGCAGGCTGCTGATGTATTCAGGCCTGGCGCAGATCTGGCTGCTGATAGCGCTGGGTGCGTGGCTGCTGCGCGGCATCGAACGTGACCTGCAACCCCTGAGCGACCTGCAGGACGCCATGGACCACCGGGACGCTGCCGACCTGCAGCCGCTGCCGCAGGCCCTGACACAAGACGCCGCCACGCGCGACGTGCAACGCCTGGGAGAAGCCCTGGACCGGCTGCTCGCGCGCGTGCAGCAAAGCGTGCACGCGCAGCGCGAGTTTGCGGGCAACGTGGCGCATGAATTGCGCACCCCCCTGGCGGGCATCCGGGCACAAGCGGCCCGAGCGCTCGCACACAACGATCCCCAGGTGTGGCGCGATGAGCTTCAAGGCATTGCCCAGGCCGAACAACGGGCCAGCCGCACCGTGGACCAACTGCTGGCCCTGGCCCGGGCCACAGAGAGCGGTATTTCCTTGTCGGTGCAGACGATTGCGCTGGACGGCGTGGTACGCGAGACGCTGCTGCGCTACCTGCCCCGCGCCGACACGCTGGGTGTCGACCTGGGCGCCGAGGGCCTGGATCCCCCCGAAGGGTCCGTCAACATACGCGGCAACATCGCACTGATTGAAGGCATTTTGAACAACCTGCTGGACAACGCGCTGCGCTATGGCCGGGGTGAGCCGCCCCGCATCACCGTGGCCCTGCGCACCGACAGCAGCTACGCCGTGATACAGGTGACCGACAACGGCCCCGGGGTGGACGCCGACTTCGCGCAGCGCCTGCAACGACGCTGGGCGCAAGGAGAACAGGGCCTGCAGCTCGGCCACGGCGCGGGGCTCGGCTTGTCGATCGTCGCGCGGTACGCGCAGCTCATGGACGGCCGGCTGGAGATCGGCACCGCCACCCCGCCCCAAGACTCCGAGGCGCCCGACGCCCTCGGGGTCTCCAGGCCTCTGGATGGCGTTGCACGGCTCCACCCAGGGTTCGCGGCCAGCGTCTGGCTCCCGCTGCTCCCCACCGGCACCACCGATGAGTCCACGCAAACTTGA
- a CDS encoding TOBE domain-containing protein: protein MSIQAINVRNQFKGKVREIIRGDVVSEVDVETPWGIVTSVITTRSVDELNLIVGSEVVALVKSTEVSIAKLS, encoded by the coding sequence ATGTCTATTCAAGCCATCAACGTACGCAACCAGTTCAAGGGCAAAGTGCGCGAGATCATTCGCGGCGATGTCGTGTCAGAGGTCGATGTCGAAACGCCCTGGGGCATCGTCACCTCCGTCATCACCACCCGCTCGGTGGACGAGCTGAACCTGATCGTGGGCTCGGAGGTGGTGGCACTCGTGAAGTCCACCGAAGTGTCCATCGCCAAGCTGTCGTAA
- a CDS encoding ATP-binding cassette domain-containing protein produces the protein MTNKNTPKNTTGMRLEVRGVDKRYGTRDVLKKTELTIEPGQFVAIVGRSGCGKSTLLRLVAGLESVSGGTIRLDGTDINGLSDNTRIMFQDSRLLPWKRVVDNVALGLPPERRSAAAEVLARVGLGDRLGEWPARLSGGQRQRVALARALVHNPRLLLLDEPLGALDALTRIEMHRLIEGLWQASGFTALLVTHDVQEAVALADRVILIEDGQIALDQHIDLPRPRSHGDAAFAAIEKRILDRVLQKPNAEAVPDAAWPGVPAYGLRWAV, from the coding sequence ATGACCAATAAAAATACCCCGAAGAACACCACTGGCATGCGCCTGGAGGTGCGCGGCGTGGACAAGCGCTACGGCACACGCGATGTGCTCAAGAAGACGGAACTCACCATCGAGCCTGGCCAGTTCGTGGCCATCGTGGGGCGCAGCGGCTGCGGCAAGAGCACGCTGCTGCGCCTGGTGGCGGGCCTGGAATCCGTCTCGGGCGGCACCATCCGCCTCGATGGCACAGACATCAACGGCCTGAGCGACAACACCCGCATCATGTTCCAGGACTCGCGCCTGTTGCCGTGGAAGCGGGTGGTGGACAACGTGGCCCTGGGGCTGCCGCCCGAGCGGCGCAGCGCCGCCGCCGAGGTGCTGGCCCGCGTGGGCCTGGGCGACCGCCTGGGCGAATGGCCCGCGCGCCTGTCGGGCGGCCAGCGCCAGCGCGTGGCCCTGGCCCGTGCGCTGGTGCACAACCCGCGCTTGCTGCTGCTGGACGAACCCTTGGGCGCGCTCGATGCGCTCACGCGCATCGAGATGCACCGCCTTATTGAAGGCCTGTGGCAGGCCAGCGGCTTCACCGCGTTGCTGGTCACGCACGACGTGCAGGAGGCCGTGGCCCTGGCCGACCGCGTGATCCTGATCGAGGACGGCCAGATTGCGCTGGACCAGCACATTGACCTGCCCCGGCCCCGATCGCATGGCGACGCGGCATTTGCCGCCATTGAAAAACGCATTCTCGACCGCGTGCTGCAAAAGCCAAATGCCGAAGCCGTGCCCGATGCGGCATGGCCCGGCGTGCCTGCATATGGACTGCGGTGGGCTGTGTGA
- the ssuC gene encoding aliphatic sulfonate ABC transporter permease SsuC, whose translation MTQTQIVRELQVSPVADSADLPLDGPLLPAPLIRFLANVGQRLLPWAVPVGLIVLLQIASSLGWLSTRVLPAPVDVVKAAWTLTASGELWTHVKVSAGRALAGLAVGGGLGLLLGLLTGSVKLFETLLDSTIQMVRNIPALALIPLVILWFGIDESAKLFLISVSVFFPIYLNTFHGIRNVDPGLIEMGRTYGLGLWQLYRQIILPGALSSILVGLRFSLGLMWVILIVAETISAQAGIGYLTMNAREFLQTDIVLVGILLYALLGKLADLFAKGLERYWLRWHPGYQSA comes from the coding sequence ATGACACAGACCCAGATTGTTCGAGAGCTGCAGGTATCTCCCGTGGCCGACTCCGCCGATCTTCCGCTCGACGGGCCCTTGCTCCCCGCGCCGCTGATCCGCTTTCTTGCCAACGTTGGGCAGCGCCTGCTGCCATGGGCCGTGCCCGTGGGGCTGATCGTGCTGTTGCAGATCGCCTCGTCGCTGGGCTGGCTGTCCACGCGGGTGCTGCCCGCGCCGGTGGACGTCGTGAAGGCTGCCTGGACACTGACCGCGTCGGGCGAGCTGTGGACGCACGTCAAGGTCAGCGCGGGCCGCGCGCTGGCCGGGCTGGCCGTCGGTGGCGGCCTGGGCCTGCTGCTGGGCTTGCTCACTGGCTCGGTAAAGCTGTTCGAGACACTGCTGGATTCGACCATCCAGATGGTGCGCAACATCCCCGCGCTGGCGCTCATCCCGCTGGTGATCCTGTGGTTCGGCATTGACGAGTCGGCCAAGCTGTTCCTCATCAGCGTGTCGGTGTTCTTCCCCATCTACCTCAACACCTTCCACGGCATCCGCAACGTGGACCCTGGCCTGATCGAGATGGGGCGCACCTACGGCCTGGGTCTCTGGCAGCTGTACCGGCAGATCATCCTGCCCGGCGCGCTCTCCAGCATCCTGGTGGGGCTGCGCTTCTCGCTCGGCCTGATGTGGGTGATTCTGATCGTGGCCGAGACCATCTCGGCGCAGGCAGGCATTGGTTACCTGACGATGAACGCGCGCGAGTTTTTGCAGACCGACATCGTGCTCGTGGGCATCCTGCTCTATGCCCTGCTGGGCAAGCTGGCCGACCTGTTTGCCAAGGGGCTGGAGCGGTATTGGCTGCGCTGGCATCCGGGCTACCAATCCGCATGA
- a CDS encoding VOC family protein: protein MSIQSINHVQLAFPAGAEASIRRFYASLLGLPEVCLQAGNTLRFAAGTQRIDLVPTEHWQPVPAVSHLAFEVQDLPALRHRLLQAGLPLVENRALPGYLRFYVKDPAGNQLEFLEPDDELQETNP, encoded by the coding sequence ATGAGCATCCAGTCCATCAACCATGTGCAGCTGGCCTTCCCGGCCGGGGCCGAGGCGTCGATCCGCCGCTTCTACGCCAGCCTGCTGGGCCTGCCCGAGGTGTGCCTGCAGGCGGGCAACACGCTGCGCTTTGCCGCAGGCACCCAGCGCATCGATCTGGTGCCCACCGAGCACTGGCAACCGGTGCCCGCAGTCTCGCACCTGGCCTTTGAGGTGCAAGACCTGCCCGCGCTGCGCCACCGCCTGCTGCAGGCCGGGCTGCCGCTGGTGGAGAACCGCGCGCTGCCCGGCTACCTGCGCTTTTATGTCAAGGACCCGGCGGGCAACCAGCTGGAGTTCCTGGAGCCCGACGACGAATTACAGGAAACCAATCCATGA
- the ssuD gene encoding FMNH2-dependent alkanesulfonate monooxygenase codes for MQIFWFIPTHGDSRYLGTAKGARQLSHDYLQQVAVAADSLGYEGVLIPTGRSCEDPWVIASSLLAVTKKLKFLVAVRPGLHQPALAARMAATFDRLSGGRLLVNLVTGGDQAELEGDGVFLDHATRYEQSAEFIRIWREILARSHRGESFDYDGKHLSVKGAKLLFPPLRHPHPPVYFGGSSAAAHDLAAEQVEAYLTWGEPPDEVAKKVADVRARAAKHGRTVKFGIRLHVIVRETDAQAWAAAEELISHVQDETVAHAQAVFSRMDSEGQRRMAALHAGGVKRSRKDLEISPNLWAGVGLVRGGAGTALVGDPQTVAARIEEYAALGLDTFVLSGYPHLEEAYRFAELVFPLLPLKLRDKLTGGNPLGPFGETVANDFVPRASQS; via the coding sequence ATGCAAATTTTCTGGTTCATCCCCACCCACGGCGACAGCCGGTATCTCGGCACGGCCAAGGGCGCGCGCCAACTCAGCCATGACTACCTCCAGCAGGTGGCGGTGGCGGCCGACAGCCTGGGCTACGAAGGCGTGCTCATCCCCACAGGCCGGTCGTGCGAAGACCCCTGGGTGATCGCGTCCAGCCTGCTTGCCGTTACCAAGAAGCTCAAGTTCCTGGTGGCGGTGCGCCCCGGCCTGCACCAGCCCGCCTTGGCGGCGCGCATGGCGGCCACGTTCGACCGGCTCTCGGGCGGGCGCCTGCTCGTCAACCTGGTGACGGGTGGCGACCAGGCGGAGCTGGAGGGCGATGGCGTGTTTCTGGACCATGCCACGCGCTATGAACAGTCGGCCGAGTTCATCCGCATCTGGCGCGAGATCCTCGCGCGCAGCCACCGCGGTGAATCGTTCGATTACGACGGCAAGCACCTCAGCGTGAAGGGCGCCAAGCTGCTGTTTCCACCCCTGCGGCATCCGCACCCGCCGGTGTACTTTGGGGGGTCGTCCGCTGCCGCCCACGACCTGGCGGCCGAGCAGGTCGAGGCCTACCTGACCTGGGGCGAACCCCCCGACGAAGTGGCCAAGAAGGTGGCCGATGTGCGCGCCCGCGCTGCCAAACACGGCCGCACCGTGAAGTTCGGTATCCGCCTGCACGTCATCGTGCGCGAGACGGACGCGCAGGCCTGGGCAGCCGCCGAAGAACTCATCAGCCATGTTCAGGACGAAACCGTGGCACATGCCCAGGCCGTGTTCTCGCGCATGGATTCGGAGGGCCAGCGCCGCATGGCCGCATTGCATGCCGGTGGCGTCAAACGCAGTCGCAAAGACCTGGAAATCAGCCCCAACCTGTGGGCCGGGGTGGGCCTGGTGCGCGGTGGCGCGGGCACGGCGCTGGTGGGCGACCCGCAGACCGTGGCCGCGCGCATCGAGGAATACGCTGCGCTGGGCCTGGACACCTTTGTGCTGTCGGGCTACCCGCACCTGGAAGAGGCTTATCGCTTTGCCGAACTCGTGTTCCCGCTGCTGCCACTGAAGCTGCGCGACAAGCTCACCGGGGGCAACCCGCTGGGCCCCTTTGGCGAGACCGTGGCCAACGACTTTGTGCCCCGCGCATCGCAAAGCTGA
- a CDS encoding sulfonate ABC transporter substrate-binding protein translates to MTFPLDSQRRQVLLTALAAASLAATGVPAWAQTGSRVLRVGYQKGWLSILKGRGTLEKRLAPLGVKVTWTEFNAGPVQLEALNVGSIDFGDVGEAPPIFAQAAGAPLVYAGATVPRPALEAVIVPKDSPIRSVADLKGKRVAYNKGSNVQYFLVKLLQKHGLKYGDVQSVFLAPADARAAFERGAVDAWIIWDPFLAAAQKTLDARLLADATGVVNNRQYYFTSRDFATKNTDVLRIAIEEVNAIDTWASKNKTAAATELSAVLGLDKSITELYLNRAQFGTAPVTREILAEQQAIADTFFDLKLIPKKLNLLHAAPVDLL, encoded by the coding sequence ATGACATTTCCATTGGATTCTCAGCGTCGACAAGTGCTTTTGACCGCCCTGGCCGCAGCCAGTCTGGCCGCCACCGGCGTGCCTGCCTGGGCCCAAACCGGCAGCCGCGTGCTGCGTGTGGGCTATCAAAAGGGCTGGCTGTCCATCCTCAAGGGCCGTGGCACCCTCGAAAAGCGTCTGGCGCCGCTGGGCGTGAAGGTCACCTGGACCGAGTTCAACGCCGGCCCTGTGCAGCTGGAAGCGCTCAATGTGGGTTCCATCGACTTTGGCGATGTGGGCGAAGCACCGCCCATCTTTGCCCAGGCCGCCGGTGCGCCGCTGGTGTATGCCGGCGCCACGGTGCCACGCCCCGCGCTGGAGGCCGTGATCGTGCCCAAGGATTCGCCCATCCGCAGCGTGGCTGACCTCAAGGGCAAGCGCGTGGCCTACAACAAAGGCTCGAATGTGCAGTATTTCCTGGTCAAGCTGCTGCAAAAGCACGGGCTGAAATATGGCGATGTGCAGTCGGTCTTTTTGGCCCCCGCCGATGCGCGTGCCGCCTTTGAAAGGGGCGCGGTGGATGCCTGGATCATCTGGGACCCGTTCCTGGCCGCTGCGCAAAAAACGCTCGACGCCCGCCTGCTGGCCGACGCCACCGGGGTGGTCAACAACCGCCAGTACTACTTCACGTCGCGCGATTTCGCGACCAAGAACACCGACGTGCTGCGCATTGCGATTGAAGAGGTCAACGCGATCGACACCTGGGCGTCCAAGAACAAGACGGCCGCCGCTACCGAACTCTCTGCCGTGCTGGGGCTGGACAAGTCCATCACCGAGCTGTACCTGAACCGCGCGCAGTTCGGCACGGCCCCGGTCACGCGCGAGATCCTGGCCGAGCAGCAGGCGATTGCCGACACCTTCTTCGACCTCAAGCTGATCCCCAAGAAGCTCAACCTGCTGCATGCCGCGCCGGTGGATCTGCTGTAA
- the ssuE gene encoding NADPH-dependent FMN reductase — protein sequence MSALLIAGSPSERSRSAALLDAVAQRLSVRGALVDRVHIRNLSPQALLLADFAHPTVVNALDQVARARVLVVASPVYKAAYSGVLKVFLDLLPQTALKGKVVLPLATGGSPHHMLALDYALRPVLQSLGAKSILPGIYATDAQVALTPEGAYHLQDDIAKRLDEAVHVLFTETLRPTPAQVAHSAHFAPVHFSQVRCSV from the coding sequence ATGTCCGCCTTGTTGATTGCCGGTAGTCCTTCCGAGCGCTCACGCTCCGCCGCCTTGCTCGATGCCGTGGCGCAGCGCCTGTCGGTGCGCGGTGCGTTGGTGGACCGGGTGCACATTCGCAACCTCTCGCCCCAGGCGCTGCTGCTGGCCGATTTTGCGCACCCCACGGTGGTGAACGCCCTGGACCAGGTAGCCCGTGCCCGTGTGCTGGTGGTGGCCAGCCCGGTGTACAAAGCTGCCTACAGCGGTGTGCTCAAGGTGTTTTTAGACCTGCTGCCGCAGACCGCGCTCAAGGGCAAGGTCGTGTTGCCCCTGGCCACCGGGGGCAGCCCGCACCACATGCTGGCGCTCGATTACGCGCTGCGCCCGGTGTTGCAGTCGCTCGGCGCCAAGAGCATCCTGCCGGGTATCTATGCCACCGATGCCCAGGTGGCGCTGACGCCCGAGGGCGCATACCACCTGCAAGACGACATCGCCAAACGCCTGGACGAAGCTGTCCACGTGTTGTTCACCGAAACGCTGCGGCCCACCCCTGCACAAGTGGCGCACTCCGCGCATTTCGCGCCGGTGCACTTCTCGCAAGTGCGATGTAGCGTGTAA
- a CDS encoding sulfate ABC transporter substrate-binding protein, with protein sequence MNFRRDFIKFPFAAAFAGALALTALPSFAQSVTLLNVSYDPTRELYVEFNQAFAKYWKAKTGQDVTIKQSHGGSGKQARSIIDGLDADVATLALAGDTDALHTNGGLIPKDWQKRLPHNSSPYASTIVLVVRQGNPKGIKDWDDLIKPGVSVITPNPKTSGGARWNYLAAWEFAKRKLGSDAKAKDFVAKLYGNVPVLDTGARGSTITFAQRNQGDVLIAWENEAYLLEKEFGAKFDVIAPSISILAEPAVTVVDKNVDKKGTRAVAEEYLKFLYTEEGQDIAGKNFYRPVVSEKAKAKYAKQFPKLNLFTIDAAFGGWDKAAKDHFADNASFDQIYTKK encoded by the coding sequence ATGAACTTTCGCCGCGACTTTATCAAGTTTCCCTTTGCCGCAGCCTTTGCAGGCGCTTTGGCCCTGACGGCATTGCCATCGTTCGCACAGTCTGTGACCTTGCTCAATGTGTCGTACGACCCCACGCGGGAGTTGTATGTGGAGTTCAATCAGGCGTTCGCCAAGTACTGGAAGGCCAAGACAGGCCAGGACGTAACCATCAAGCAAAGCCACGGCGGCTCGGGCAAGCAGGCGCGGTCCATCATCGACGGGCTGGATGCCGATGTCGCCACCCTGGCGCTGGCCGGGGACACCGATGCGCTGCACACCAACGGCGGTCTGATCCCCAAAGATTGGCAAAAGCGCCTGCCCCACAACAGCTCGCCTTACGCGTCCACCATCGTGTTGGTGGTGCGCCAGGGCAACCCCAAGGGCATCAAGGACTGGGACGACCTCATCAAACCCGGTGTCAGCGTGATCACGCCCAACCCCAAGACCTCGGGGGGCGCCCGCTGGAACTACCTGGCCGCCTGGGAATTCGCCAAGCGCAAGCTCGGCAGCGATGCCAAAGCCAAGGACTTCGTGGCCAAGCTGTACGGCAACGTGCCTGTGCTTGATACCGGCGCCCGTGGCTCCACCATCACCTTTGCCCAGCGCAACCAGGGCGATGTGTTAATTGCCTGGGAGAACGAGGCCTATCTGCTGGAAAAAGAGTTTGGCGCCAAGTTTGACGTGATCGCTCCGTCGATCTCCATCCTGGCCGAGCCCGCCGTGACGGTCGTGGATAAAAACGTGGACAAAAAAGGCACGCGCGCCGTGGCCGAGGAATACCTGAAGTTCCTTTACACCGAAGAAGGGCAGGACATTGCGGGCAAAAATTTTTATCGCCCCGTGGTTTCTGAAAAGGCCAAGGCCAAATATGCCAAGCAGTTTCCCAAGCTGAACCTGTTCACCATCGACGCAGCGTTCGGTGGCTGGGACAAGGCCGCCAAGGACCACTTTGCAGACAACGCGAGCTTCGACCAGATCTATACGAAGAAATAG